Proteins from a genomic interval of Pseudoalteromonas rubra:
- a CDS encoding YjgN family protein, producing the protein MDSTSTPSAAEPGSQIAPSQLQFTGNAKEYFGIWIVNILLTLLTLGIYSAWATVRTKQYFYGHTVLDGHRFDYLATPIQILKGRLLAVGLFVIYSVVSGYFPLVGALLALALALLVPWMINQGLKFSMRMTRYRNIRFAFKGNFGEAMVNFVVLPFFSIFTLYLLMPWVLKRIDAYIHSNIRYGDKPVHVQLQGKAYYKAALLVVLLGILMLVALGIVLSLVTGVGMNPDDIGSSQFVLVLIVPLYLFVISALQGIYQAQIRNHILNNAQIEDVAEFKSNLQPQRYALILATNAAAIVLTAGLAFPWAKVRKVKALAGATQVVLLPGADQVLDNAQQADSSFAEEAANVFDVDISLT; encoded by the coding sequence ATGGACTCGACTTCTACTCCTTCTGCTGCCGAACCGGGCAGTCAAATTGCGCCATCTCAACTGCAATTCACTGGCAATGCCAAAGAGTATTTTGGGATCTGGATTGTCAATATCTTACTGACGTTGCTGACCTTGGGTATTTACTCTGCCTGGGCAACGGTGCGTACCAAGCAATATTTCTACGGTCATACTGTACTGGACGGACATCGCTTTGATTATCTGGCCACGCCGATTCAGATCCTAAAAGGCCGTTTGCTCGCCGTCGGCTTGTTTGTTATCTACAGTGTGGTATCTGGCTATTTTCCACTTGTGGGCGCGCTATTAGCGCTGGCTTTGGCACTGTTGGTACCCTGGATGATCAATCAGGGTCTGAAGTTTAGTATGCGCATGACCCGTTATCGTAATATTCGCTTTGCGTTCAAAGGCAACTTTGGCGAAGCAATGGTGAATTTTGTGGTGCTGCCATTTTTCAGTATTTTCACGCTATATTTGTTGATGCCCTGGGTGTTAAAGCGCATAGACGCGTATATTCACAGCAATATTCGCTACGGTGACAAGCCGGTCCATGTGCAGTTGCAGGGCAAAGCATACTATAAAGCAGCATTGTTGGTCGTACTGCTGGGCATACTTATGCTGGTGGCATTGGGTATTGTATTGAGCCTGGTAACGGGTGTTGGCATGAATCCAGATGACATTGGATCGAGCCAGTTTGTCCTGGTGTTGATTGTTCCTTTGTATTTGTTCGTGATTTCCGCATTGCAAGGTATTTATCAGGCGCAGATCCGTAATCATATTTTGAATAACGCACAGATTGAAGATGTGGCTGAGTTTAAATCGAATTTGCAGCCGCAGCGCTATGCACTTATTCTGGCAACCAACGCTGCTGCAATTGTACTGACCGCGGGTCTGGCTTTCCCCTGGGCTAAAGTACGTAAAGTCAAGGCACTGGCCGGGGCCACTCAGGTTGTGTTACTGCCAGGTGCTGATCAGGTGCTGGATAATGCGCAGCAAGCTGACTCTTCTTTCGCCGAGGAAGCTGCGAATGTATTTGACGTTGATATTTCGCTGACCTGA
- a CDS encoding M48 family metallopeptidase, with amino-acid sequence MIKGYFYLPNSSRVQEAYARLSDEHIAIYAKDECVFESTQTALNVAAHLPGQASELTFADGARFVPHDVAYRWPFQQRKSALLARLESNLALILCALVATPVLLYALLFKLVPGIAVTAVQAMPDTVVEQMGQQSMVLIERTVLSPSELSAQEQQAVFTLWHDTVSQLGLSAEKYRIDVYRSDHFGANAFALPHGQVVVTDELARRLADHPEALRAILLHEIGHVERMHSVRLASQAAVASIAIAMLVGDMDIVAEVVLGSGSALMDLQFSQNMEWEADNYALMQLERLGYSGEDFAQALESLVPLDEEQSQSWLKYLSTHPSLQERIEHARSHTTP; translated from the coding sequence ATGATTAAAGGATATTTTTATCTGCCTAACAGCAGTCGGGTTCAGGAAGCCTATGCCCGGCTGAGTGATGAGCACATTGCTATTTATGCAAAGGATGAGTGTGTGTTTGAAAGTACACAAACGGCGCTTAATGTAGCCGCTCATCTGCCAGGGCAGGCCAGCGAGCTGACTTTTGCAGATGGCGCACGCTTCGTCCCCCATGATGTTGCCTACCGCTGGCCATTTCAGCAACGTAAAAGTGCGTTGCTGGCGCGCCTGGAAAGTAACCTGGCGCTTATCCTATGTGCGCTTGTTGCTACGCCTGTACTACTTTACGCCTTGCTATTTAAACTGGTCCCAGGCATTGCTGTGACTGCCGTGCAGGCCATGCCTGATACGGTTGTTGAGCAAATGGGCCAGCAATCTATGGTGCTTATCGAGCGCACTGTGTTGTCGCCCAGTGAACTTTCAGCGCAAGAGCAGCAAGCCGTTTTTACTTTGTGGCACGACACCGTTTCTCAGCTTGGTCTGTCGGCAGAGAAGTACCGCATTGATGTGTATCGCTCAGATCATTTTGGCGCCAATGCTTTTGCTTTGCCTCATGGTCAGGTGGTGGTAACCGATGAACTGGCACGACGCCTGGCCGATCACCCTGAGGCGCTCAGGGCGATTTTATTGCACGAAATCGGTCATGTAGAGCGTATGCACAGTGTACGTCTGGCATCTCAGGCCGCCGTTGCCAGTATTGCGATTGCGATGTTGGTGGGGGATATGGACATAGTTGCTGAGGTGGTGCTTGGGTCGGGCAGTGCTTTGATGGATCTGCAGTTCTCACAAAATATGGAGTGGGAGGCTGACAACTATGCCTTGATGCAGCTTGAGCGTCTGGGCTACAGCGGCGAAGACTTTGCACAGGCTCTGGAGTCACTGGTACCGCTTGATGAAGAGCAATCGCAAAGCTGGTTAAAGTACCTGTCTACTCACCCAAGCCTGCAAGAACGTATTGAACATGCCAGAAGCCACACCACACCCTGA